In Campylobacter concisus, a single window of DNA contains:
- a CDS encoding class II aldolase and adducin N-terminal domain-containing protein: MELEHSINEIKTISLSMFRKNFFGVFHGSISARVEKNQFIINKQNAIFDNLKDDDLTLLSSKKDYRWNEASLDADIHLNIYKNINEARFVCYAMPPYATAYAMKHEKIVPKDYFGYMRFDKISVYDPKQYDDWYERAETEIYRYMLEKNTNIIIVKGYGIYAYSRSPQLLAKEIALLENSCKLLHLTSGYSDYSI; the protein is encoded by the coding sequence ATGGAGCTAGAACACTCAATAAATGAGATAAAAACGATATCACTTTCTATGTTTAGAAAGAATTTTTTTGGCGTCTTTCACGGCTCGATTTCGGCAAGAGTCGAAAAAAATCAATTTATAATCAATAAACAAAATGCCATTTTTGATAATTTAAAAGATGATGATTTGACACTTCTTTCATCAAAAAAAGACTATCGTTGGAATGAAGCTAGTCTTGATGCTGATATACACTTAAATATTTATAAAAATATAAATGAGGCAAGATTTGTTTGCTACGCGATGCCACCATACGCAACTGCCTACGCGATGAAACATGAAAAAATTGTACCGAAAGATTATTTTGGGTATATGAGATTTGATAAAATTTCTGTTTATGATCCAAAACAATATGATGACTGGTATGAACGTGCAGAAACTGAAATTTATAGATATATGCTAGAAAAAAACACAAACATTATTATCGTTAAAGGATATGGCATTTACGCATACAGTAGAAGCCCTCAGCTTCTTGCAAAAGAGATAGCTTTGCTAGAAAATAGCTGCAAATTGCTTCATTTAACTAGTGGTTATAGCGATTATAGTATTT